From Ancylobacter pratisalsi, one genomic window encodes:
- a CDS encoding SDR family NAD(P)-dependent oxidoreductase — translation MTTETSPGISAARRLDGRVAVVTGAARGIGRAIAERFAAEGAQVVVLDIAEAEAREVAAGLGPNALALRGDIADPASVTACARAIEARYGRCDILVNNAAILDSAGIDTMSFEHYRRVLDINQDGAVRVTLALLPLMRCAQHNRKILNIVSIQGVRGTHDSLAYATAKGALVNFTRALACDLGAENITVNALAPGFIDTQMAQLPDGSGHEHETDWFRDIYIKYGRIPLQRPGTPADIAGPAFFLCSDDARYVTGQILLVDGGVSSTF, via the coding sequence ATGACGACCGAGACCTCCCCTGGCATCTCCGCCGCGCGCCGCCTCGACGGGCGGGTCGCCGTCGTCACGGGAGCCGCGCGCGGGATCGGCCGCGCCATCGCCGAGCGCTTCGCCGCTGAGGGCGCGCAGGTGGTGGTGTTGGACATTGCGGAAGCCGAAGCCCGGGAAGTTGCCGCCGGCCTAGGGCCGAACGCGTTGGCGTTGCGCGGCGACATTGCCGATCCCGCTTCCGTGACTGCCTGCGCCCGGGCCATCGAGGCCCGGTATGGACGTTGCGACATCCTCGTCAACAACGCTGCCATTCTCGATTCCGCCGGGATCGACACCATGAGCTTCGAGCACTACCGCCGAGTGCTCGACATCAACCAGGACGGCGCGGTCCGGGTCACGCTCGCCCTGCTGCCGCTTATGCGGTGCGCGCAGCACAACCGAAAGATTCTCAACATCGTCTCGATACAGGGCGTACGCGGCACCCACGATTCGCTGGCCTACGCCACTGCCAAAGGCGCACTGGTCAATTTCACCCGCGCCCTCGCCTGTGATCTGGGCGCGGAGAACATCACGGTCAACGCCCTTGCGCCGGGCTTCATCGACACGCAGATGGCACAGCTGCCGGACGGGAGCGGCCACGAGCACGAGACCGACTGGTTCCGCGACATCTACATCAAATATGGCCGCATCCCGCTGCAACGCCCCGGCACGCCCGCCGACATTGCCGGCCCGGCTTTCTTCCTGTGCTCGGACGATGCGCGGTACGTCACCGGTCAGATCCTGCTGGTCGACGGTGGCGTCTCGTCAACCTTCTAG
- a CDS encoding FadR/GntR family transcriptional regulator, with the protein MTERPSTPRKRPETAEAGDERPARPVRPSGYRISGVQGHVITELGRAIVSGRFAPGELLPREPDLMAEFAASRPSLREALKVLAAKGLIEMRQKVGTRVRPRDLWNTFDSDVLAWHFGDGRGSAELRDTMMRDLIELRLMIEPAAAQLATGRATIEDLRRIRAALHAMEASSGDLVSYAHADVAFHMAVFAASHNTLLGTFAHLVADFLHLSFSIQQQALKADKSVEDDIGQHRAVFEAITGGEGEAAARAMRDVILDGKDSLLAALK; encoded by the coding sequence GTGACGGAGCGCCCATCGACGCCGCGCAAGCGCCCTGAGACAGCTGAGGCCGGCGATGAGCGGCCGGCGCGTCCCGTGCGCCCGTCGGGCTATCGCATCAGCGGGGTGCAGGGCCATGTCATCACAGAGCTCGGCCGCGCCATCGTCTCCGGCCGCTTTGCGCCCGGCGAATTACTGCCGCGCGAGCCGGATCTCATGGCGGAATTCGCGGCGAGCCGTCCGTCGCTTCGTGAGGCGCTCAAGGTGCTGGCTGCCAAGGGGCTGATCGAGATGCGCCAGAAGGTCGGCACGCGGGTGCGTCCGCGGGACCTGTGGAACACGTTCGACAGCGATGTGCTCGCCTGGCATTTCGGCGACGGGCGCGGATCGGCCGAGCTGCGTGACACCATGATGCGCGATTTGATCGAGCTGCGACTGATGATCGAGCCGGCTGCCGCCCAGCTCGCCACCGGCCGGGCGACCATCGAGGATCTGCGCCGGATCCGCGCGGCGCTCCATGCCATGGAGGCATCCAGCGGCGATCTGGTCAGCTACGCCCATGCGGACGTGGCCTTCCACATGGCCGTGTTCGCAGCCAGCCATAATACGCTGCTCGGCACCTTCGCCCATCTCGTCGCCGACTTCCTGCATCTGAGCTTTTCGATCCAGCAGCAGGCGCTGAAGGCCGACAAGAGCGTCGAGGATGATATCGGTCAGCACCGGGCAGTGTTTGAGGCGATAACCGGCGGCGAGGGCGAGGCGGCGGCGAGGGCCATGCGTGACGTGATCCTCGACGGCAAGGATTCGCTGCTCGCGGCACTGAAGTGA
- a CDS encoding transporter substrate-binding domain-containing protein, whose protein sequence is MLKTMLAALLAAVVSVSASAQEFQFEAPPLFDNCGDASLARAKAEGVTLGFSPSPPYSSLDPATKKAGGLDVELVEAALKWAGVTDFKYEVMPFGQLIPALLAKRIDIVTANIHVTPDRLKAVSFSGPAWWYGPAIVVAKGNPAGITSFGSLKGKKVGAIAGSAADEYLRKIGVAVTAFQTDAEEFAAISTGRVDAILDDDVKIIEFMKANGSAPIEIVANVTIPDELIFKYGYGYARYALRKEDCSLRAAFTQGLAEVRGNGQASAILKSYGLTNRNLFFFPL, encoded by the coding sequence ATGCTCAAGACCATGTTGGCGGCCCTGCTCGCGGCCGTCGTCAGCGTTAGCGCGAGCGCACAGGAGTTCCAGTTCGAGGCCCCGCCGCTGTTCGACAATTGCGGCGATGCGTCCCTGGCCCGCGCCAAGGCCGAAGGCGTCACCCTCGGCTTCTCGCCTTCTCCGCCTTATTCCTCGCTCGACCCCGCCACCAAGAAGGCCGGCGGGCTCGACGTCGAACTGGTGGAAGCGGCGCTCAAATGGGCTGGCGTCACCGACTTTAAATATGAGGTCATGCCGTTCGGCCAGCTCATCCCGGCACTGCTGGCGAAGCGCATCGACATCGTGACCGCCAACATCCACGTCACGCCGGACCGCCTCAAGGCAGTCTCCTTCTCCGGCCCGGCCTGGTGGTATGGCCCGGCGATCGTGGTCGCGAAGGGCAATCCAGCGGGCATCACCTCTTTCGGCAGCCTCAAGGGCAAGAAGGTGGGCGCCATCGCCGGCTCGGCGGCGGACGAGTATCTGCGCAAGATCGGCGTCGCGGTGACCGCGTTCCAGACCGACGCCGAGGAGTTCGCCGCCATCTCAACCGGCCGCGTCGACGCCATCCTCGACGATGACGTGAAGATCATCGAGTTCATGAAGGCCAATGGATCGGCCCCGATCGAGATCGTCGCCAACGTCACGATCCCGGACGAGCTGATCTTCAAATATGGCTACGGCTATGCCCGCTACGCGCTGCGCAAGGAAGACTGCTCGCTGCGCGCCGCCTTCACCCAGGGCCTCGCCGAAGTGCGCGGCAATGGTCAGGCCTCCGCGATTCTCAAGAGCTACGGACTGACCAACCGCAACCTGTTCTTCTTCCCGCTTTGA
- a CDS encoding amino acid ABC transporter permease, with protein MNLLDFSVVDEYGSVFLQGLAITTFLTVVVILLAGVLAIPLALARMSPARWIRWPADFYVEFIRATPLILQLIYIYYVLPSAGIRLEPVTAAIIGLTVNYSAFMSEVYRSGIQAVPKSQYEAAQSLGIGRTVTFIKIIFPQAFRTVLPALGNYLIALFKDTALASVVTVQELMFSGQIIAARNYQYFTVYTVTALLYFSVGFPAALLVRRLERWSQRGWSAPDRKS; from the coding sequence ATGAACCTTCTCGATTTCTCCGTCGTCGATGAATATGGCTCCGTCTTCCTGCAGGGCCTTGCCATAACGACCTTTCTCACCGTCGTCGTGATCCTACTGGCCGGAGTGCTCGCCATCCCGCTGGCGCTCGCCCGGATGTCGCCCGCTCGATGGATCCGTTGGCCGGCGGACTTCTATGTCGAGTTCATCCGCGCCACGCCGCTGATCCTGCAGCTCATCTACATCTATTATGTGCTACCCAGCGCCGGCATCCGGCTGGAGCCGGTCACGGCGGCGATTATCGGCCTGACCGTGAACTATTCCGCATTCATGAGCGAGGTCTACCGCTCCGGTATTCAGGCGGTGCCGAAGAGCCAGTATGAGGCCGCTCAGAGCCTCGGTATCGGCCGGACGGTCACCTTCATCAAGATCATCTTCCCGCAGGCATTCCGCACGGTTCTGCCCGCCCTCGGCAACTATCTCATCGCCCTGTTCAAGGATACGGCCCTCGCCTCCGTGGTCACGGTGCAAGAGCTGATGTTCTCCGGGCAGATCATCGCCGCGCGCAACTACCAGTATTTCACCGTCTACACTGTCACCGCCCTTCTCTATTTCTCGGTCGGCTTTCCCGCCGCCCTTCTCGTACGCCGGCTGGAGCGCTGGTCGCAGCGCGGCTGGTCTGCGCCAGACCGAAAGTCCTGA
- a CDS encoding mandelate racemase/muconate lactonizing enzyme family protein → MPDIALPKVTIRSIVVAPLLGESPKGGWSAEIKPEDSVHALIAVHTEEGLTGHGSVFTDGRLAQAAVDVLEPLWRGENALEPERVSEKLNQNSFWMGRGGSLTHAISGIDIALWDILGKALGQPVGRLLGGTYRDRVTPYCSLLMDEPERMGDLIGPHRARGFKAFKIGWGPFGRRDSAKLDEAIVRAAREAAGPDAKLFVDAGASDAYWPQGLKWALNTAQMLRDYEVGWFEEPLRPDALEDFRTLRQASPVPIAGGEVLTRRQSFLPWLSVAAFDIVQPDVTKVGGLSEQRRIAWLADDFGLRYVGHGWNTALGLAADLQLASALPHCDLVEFIGGSAYIDGIVADPFVLDDEGRLRIPARPGLGVALDPEPLARFTPAPASLFASV, encoded by the coding sequence ATGCCCGACATCGCCTTGCCGAAAGTCACCATCCGCTCCATCGTGGTCGCGCCCCTGCTGGGCGAAAGTCCGAAAGGGGGATGGTCGGCCGAGATCAAGCCCGAGGATTCGGTGCATGCGCTCATTGCTGTGCACACCGAGGAGGGCCTCACAGGCCATGGCAGCGTGTTCACCGACGGGCGGCTGGCACAGGCTGCCGTCGATGTGCTGGAGCCACTCTGGCGCGGCGAGAACGCTCTCGAACCCGAGCGCGTCAGCGAGAAGCTAAATCAGAACAGCTTCTGGATGGGGCGCGGTGGCAGCCTCACCCATGCCATCAGCGGCATCGATATCGCGCTGTGGGACATTCTCGGCAAGGCGCTCGGCCAGCCGGTCGGGCGGCTGCTCGGCGGCACCTATCGCGACCGCGTGACGCCCTATTGCTCACTGCTTATGGACGAGCCCGAGCGCATGGGCGACCTCATCGGCCCGCACCGCGCGCGCGGCTTCAAGGCGTTCAAGATCGGCTGGGGGCCGTTCGGCCGTCGCGACAGCGCGAAACTGGATGAGGCGATCGTGCGTGCTGCGCGCGAGGCAGCCGGCCCCGATGCAAAGCTCTTCGTCGACGCGGGGGCCTCCGACGCCTATTGGCCACAGGGGCTGAAATGGGCACTCAACACTGCGCAGATGCTGCGCGACTATGAGGTCGGCTGGTTCGAGGAGCCGCTGCGCCCGGACGCGCTGGAGGATTTCCGCACGCTGCGGCAGGCGAGCCCGGTGCCGATCGCCGGGGGCGAGGTGCTCACACGCCGGCAGAGCTTCCTGCCCTGGCTGTCCGTCGCCGCCTTCGACATCGTGCAGCCGGACGTCACCAAGGTCGGCGGCCTCAGCGAGCAGCGGCGCATCGCCTGGCTCGCCGACGATTTCGGCCTGCGCTATGTCGGCCACGGCTGGAACACCGCGCTGGGGTTGGCCGCGGACCTCCAGCTCGCCTCCGCCCTGCCCCATTGCGATCTCGTCGAGTTCATCGGCGGCAGCGCCTATATCGATGGCATCGTCGCCGATCCTTTCGTGCTGGACGACGAGGGCCGGCTGCGCATTCCCGCCCGCCCGGGTCTGGGTGTCGCCCTCGATCCCGAGCCGCTCGCGCGCTTCACCCCCGCCCCCGCCTCGCTCTTCGCATCGGTCTGA
- a CDS encoding fumarylacetoacetate hydrolase family protein, which produces MKLVRYGAIGQERPGIVDASGTLRDLSAHVSDIAGEALLPESLAHLRAIDPASLPAVEGNPRIGACVGKVGKFVCVGLNYTDHAEEAGMPIPDEPVLFMKPTSCIVGPYDNVEIPRTSVKTDWEVELGIVIGKTAKYVSVEDAYDHVAGYCVINDVSERAFQIERGGQWDKGKGCDTFGPMGPWLVTTDEITDPHVLDMWLEVDGKRYQTGSTRTMIFNVPTIVSYISQFMSLQPGDVISTGTPPGVGLGQKPPVYLKAGQTMRLAISGLGEQRQTTVPAA; this is translated from the coding sequence ATGAAACTCGTTCGTTACGGCGCCATCGGGCAGGAGCGCCCCGGCATTGTGGACGCCAGCGGTACGCTGCGCGACCTGTCCGCCCATGTGTCCGACATCGCCGGAGAGGCGCTGCTGCCGGAGAGCCTCGCGCACCTTCGCGCCATCGATCCGGCCTCGCTTCCGGCGGTCGAGGGCAATCCCCGCATCGGCGCCTGCGTGGGGAAGGTCGGCAAGTTCGTCTGCGTCGGGCTGAACTACACCGACCACGCGGAAGAGGCCGGCATGCCGATCCCCGACGAGCCGGTGCTGTTCATGAAGCCCACCAGCTGCATCGTCGGTCCCTATGACAATGTCGAGATCCCCCGCACGTCGGTGAAGACCGATTGGGAGGTCGAGCTCGGCATCGTCATCGGCAAGACCGCCAAATACGTCTCGGTCGAAGACGCTTATGATCACGTGGCCGGCTATTGCGTCATCAACGACGTGTCCGAGCGCGCCTTCCAGATCGAGCGCGGCGGCCAGTGGGACAAGGGCAAGGGCTGCGACACCTTCGGGCCGATGGGGCCCTGGCTGGTGACCACCGACGAGATCACCGATCCGCACGTGCTGGACATGTGGCTGGAGGTCGACGGCAAGCGCTACCAGACCGGCTCGACCCGCACGATGATCTTCAACGTGCCGACCATCGTCAGCTACATCAGCCAGTTCATGAGCCTGCAGCCGGGCGACGTCATCTCCACCGGCACGCCTCCGGGCGTCGGGCTGGGGCAGAAGCCGCCGGTCTATCTCAAGGCCGGCCAGACCATGCGCCTGGCCATTTCCGGCCTTGGCGAACAGCGGCAGACCACCGTCCCGGCGGCGTGA
- a CDS encoding SDR family NAD(P)-dependent oxidoreductase translates to MNTIDLKGRVAIITGGARGIGYATAERMLKSGAAVALWDIDAARLDEAKAALSPLGTVSTHVVELTDEASVTAATEAVAGTHGKIDILVNNAGITGGNARLWELDTDTWRRVVDVNLVGPFLTCKAVVPAMLKNGWGRIVNVASIAGKEGNPTASHYSASKAGLIGLTKSLGKELATSNILVNAITPAAAKTEIFDQMKQEHIDYMLSKIPMNRFLAVDEAAGLIAWLSSEDCAFSTGAVFDISGGRAVY, encoded by the coding sequence ATGAACACCATCGACCTCAAGGGCCGCGTCGCCATCATCACCGGCGGCGCGCGCGGCATCGGCTACGCCACGGCCGAGCGCATGCTCAAATCGGGCGCCGCAGTCGCGCTGTGGGACATCGATGCCGCCCGGCTCGATGAGGCGAAGGCCGCGCTCTCCCCGCTCGGCACGGTGTCGACCCATGTCGTCGAGCTGACCGACGAGGCCTCCGTCACGGCAGCCACCGAGGCGGTTGCCGGCACGCATGGCAAGATCGACATCCTGGTCAACAATGCCGGCATCACCGGCGGCAATGCCAGGCTGTGGGAGCTGGACACCGACACCTGGCGCCGGGTGGTCGACGTCAACCTCGTCGGCCCGTTCCTCACCTGCAAGGCGGTGGTTCCCGCCATGCTGAAGAACGGCTGGGGGCGCATCGTCAACGTCGCCTCGATCGCCGGCAAGGAAGGCAACCCGACCGCCTCGCACTACTCGGCCTCCAAAGCCGGGCTGATAGGCCTCACCAAGTCGCTGGGCAAGGAACTGGCGACCTCCAACATCCTCGTCAACGCCATCACCCCGGCGGCGGCGAAGACCGAGATCTTCGACCAGATGAAGCAGGAGCATATCGACTACATGCTCTCGAAGATCCCGATGAACCGCTTTCTCGCCGTCGACGAGGCCGCCGGCCTCATCGCCTGGCTCTCCTCCGAGGACTGCGCCTTCTCAACCGGCGCCGTCTTCGACATCTCCGGCGGCCGAGCCGTCTACTAA